The following proteins come from a genomic window of Thiothrix unzii:
- a CDS encoding form I ribulose bisphosphate carboxylase large subunit codes for MAKKYEAGVKEYRQTYWQPDYIPLDTDILACFKITPQPGIDREEAAAAVAAESSTGTWTTVWTDLLTDMDYYRGRAYMIEDVPGDDACFYAFIAYPIDLFEEGSVVNVFTSLVGNVFGFKAIRALRLEDVRFPIAYVKTCNGPPHGIQVERDKMNKYGRPMLGCTIKPKLGLSAKNYGRAVYECLRGGLDFTKDDENINSQPFMRWRDRFLFVQDAIETSEAQTGERKGHYLNVTAPSPEEMYERAEFAKEIGSPIIMHDFLTGGMTANTGLARWCRKNGMLLHIHRAMHAVLDRNPHHGIHFRVLTKALRLSGGDHLHTGTVVGKLEGDRASTLGWIDLLRESYVPEDRSRGIFFDQDWGSMPGAFAVASGGIHVWHMPALVNIFGDESVLQFGGGTLGHPWGNAAGAAANRVALEACVEARNRGVELERNGKEILTKAAQSSPELKIAMETWKEIKFEFDTVDKLDVQNR; via the coding sequence ATGGCAAAGAAATACGAAGCCGGGGTGAAGGAATACCGGCAAACCTATTGGCAGCCTGACTATATCCCGTTGGATACGGATATTCTGGCGTGCTTTAAAATCACCCCGCAACCGGGTATTGACCGTGAAGAAGCGGCGGCGGCAGTCGCAGCAGAATCTTCCACGGGTACTTGGACGACCGTGTGGACAGACTTGCTGACCGACATGGATTACTACCGTGGTCGTGCGTACATGATCGAAGATGTACCGGGCGACGATGCCTGCTTCTATGCCTTCATCGCTTACCCGATTGACCTGTTTGAAGAAGGTTCAGTAGTCAACGTCTTCACCTCATTGGTCGGTAACGTATTCGGCTTTAAAGCGATCCGCGCCCTGCGTCTTGAAGACGTGCGCTTCCCGATTGCTTACGTAAAAACCTGTAACGGCCCGCCGCACGGCATTCAGGTTGAACGTGACAAAATGAACAAATACGGTCGCCCCATGCTGGGTTGCACCATCAAGCCGAAGCTGGGTTTGTCTGCGAAAAACTACGGTCGTGCGGTATACGAATGCTTGCGCGGTGGTCTGGACTTCACCAAAGACGACGAAAACATCAACTCGCAGCCATTCATGCGCTGGCGTGACCGCTTCCTGTTCGTGCAGGACGCGATTGAAACCTCAGAAGCGCAAACCGGCGAACGCAAAGGTCACTACCTGAACGTTACGGCACCTTCTCCTGAAGAAATGTATGAGCGTGCTGAATTTGCCAAAGAAATCGGTTCACCGATTATCATGCACGACTTCCTGACTGGCGGTATGACGGCTAACACCGGTTTGGCACGTTGGTGCCGTAAAAACGGTATGTTGCTGCACATTCACCGGGCGATGCACGCGGTACTCGACCGTAACCCGCACCACGGTATCCACTTCCGTGTACTGACCAAAGCACTGCGTTTGTCCGGTGGCGACCACCTGCATACCGGTACTGTCGTGGGCAAGCTGGAAGGCGACCGCGCTTCTACTTTGGGCTGGATTGACCTGTTACGTGAATCTTACGTACCAGAAGACCGTTCACGCGGTATTTTCTTCGACCAAGACTGGGGTTCAATGCCTGGTGCATTCGCGGTCGCATCCGGTGGTATCCACGTCTGGCACATGCCTGCACTGGTGAACATCTTCGGTGATGAGTCTGTTCTGCAATTCGGTGGCGGCACGCTGGGTCACCCATGGGGCAACGCGGCAGGTGCAGCGGCTAATCGTGTAGCATTGGAAGCGTGCGTTGAAGCGCGTAACCGTGGTGTTGAACTGGAGCGCAACGGTAAGGAAATCCTCACCAAAGCGGCACAGTCTAGCCCTGAACTCAAGATTGCCATGGAAACATGGAAAGAAATCAAGTTCGAGTTCGACACCGTTGACAAACTTGATGTTCAGAACCGCTAA
- a CDS encoding BMC domain-containing protein: MAEVTGIALGMIETRGLVPAIEAADAMTKAAEVRLIGRQFVGGGYVTVLVRGETGAVNAAVRAGADACERVGDGLVAAHIIARVHSEVECILPKAGETPDNAVIG; encoded by the coding sequence ATGGCTGAAGTAACTGGTATTGCCTTAGGCATGATTGAAACACGCGGTCTGGTACCGGCTATCGAAGCCGCTGATGCCATGACTAAAGCGGCTGAAGTACGTCTGATTGGTCGCCAGTTCGTTGGTGGCGGTTATGTGACTGTACTGGTACGTGGTGAAACAGGTGCAGTTAACGCTGCTGTCCGTGCAGGTGCTGACGCTTGTGAGCGTGTTGGTGACGGCTTGGTTGCTGCACACATTATCGCGCGCGTTCACTCTGAAGTGGAATGCATCCTGCCTAAAGCAGGCGAAACCCCTGACAACGCTGTTATCGGCTAA
- a CDS encoding carboxysome peptide A, translating into MKIMRVEKTLVSTNRLAELGHKGLLVVQEKVGGARQVAVDAIGCVPGDWVICVGSSAAREAAGSKEYPSDLTIVGIIDRWNGE; encoded by the coding sequence ATGAAGATCATGCGCGTGGAAAAAACGCTGGTATCCACCAACCGCCTTGCCGAACTGGGGCATAAGGGCTTGTTAGTGGTACAGGAAAAAGTTGGCGGAGCGCGGCAAGTGGCAGTGGATGCTATCGGTTGCGTCCCCGGTGACTGGGTGATTTGTGTGGGTTCCTCTGCCGCTCGCGAAGCCGCTGGCAGTAAGGAATACCCTTCCGACCTCACCATCGTCGGCATTATCGACCGCTGGAATGGCGAGTAA
- a CDS encoding CsoS2 family carboxysome shell protein, protein MPAQTANSADKAREAAAARRRATAQRSAGQSRPVVAVKAVPAASTRPEPVQAAPVAAYAAPSTAVVVAINASANKAHEAAERRRVAAQRSQAQARQRSRPQVASVSSVPAYSSSTALEDNFGSLFGSEPVTEEAMDALCEMVDADPNALGVSGNSVRAICRNRRQQQATQGKSAVPRRPGSTPNGRNPRLSVAPQGRDAARQHRVKAARGQRPDAPAAPRPTGRMRPQRVPPKVEIDETLLGNAVTGTQVNRITANTITGGESGICRTVTGTEYLGADHFDTICGTRPEPNPPKVGLTVTGRGLAVSGTEVGRSNNVTGDESGSCRAVTGTEYLGLEQFSAFCENKGLTTRAPKVVAGTTARKQLTVTGVDEARLQPVTGNESGAGRSITGSQYSDAGASRLTINGPQKVALTHTVAGREVTGTEVGRSTKVTGDEYGSCRPVTGTEYVSSEQFQSICNTQAPARSAKVGEDNSQQGQRITGNLVNRTEKVTGNEAIAVGKVTGSQYGDSQVANRAPPKAYPMQTLAGRSLTGNRVDHSPKLTGDDRGGCLPVTGTEYYGKEHFAGYCASESPQHHHAHGHDHHHDHEHGEGEHGFCCDECAADHFAKVKVAQARRMLPPPPVMCHGCADSAVAEAKQVAQQAAAGFSVQSPARAALGRVTGNAYEGAGRITGPGNRGNQTVSGTPEFRYQQPVAATVTSEPVVAERAEPAASRVTGDGRDNLRITGDDWGRSQRMTGTEGKWAQNRNPTLRGAQQAMAMVSAHANKSLERPEAPPIANVTGSSGNSGKGALITVSGGARG, encoded by the coding sequence ATGCCTGCACAAACTGCAAATAGCGCGGATAAAGCCCGCGAAGCAGCCGCCGCGCGTCGGCGGGCTACTGCCCAGCGCAGTGCCGGTCAGTCACGCCCGGTAGTTGCTGTTAAGGCAGTACCTGCGGCATCCACCCGACCTGAACCTGTACAAGCTGCCCCGGTGGCAGCTTATGCAGCCCCGTCCACCGCTGTTGTCGTTGCCATCAATGCCAGTGCGAACAAAGCGCATGAAGCGGCTGAACGCCGCCGAGTCGCCGCGCAACGCAGTCAGGCACAAGCACGGCAGCGTTCTCGTCCGCAGGTGGCATCTGTATCTTCTGTTCCCGCTTATTCCAGCAGTACTGCATTGGAAGACAACTTCGGCAGTCTGTTTGGCAGTGAACCGGTGACAGAAGAAGCAATGGATGCGTTGTGCGAAATGGTCGATGCTGACCCTAATGCCTTAGGTGTTAGCGGTAACAGTGTGCGTGCCATTTGCCGTAACCGTCGCCAGCAACAGGCAACGCAAGGCAAATCTGCCGTACCCCGTCGTCCTGGTAGCACTCCTAACGGGCGTAACCCACGCTTGAGTGTCGCTCCGCAAGGTCGCGATGCTGCCCGCCAACATCGGGTCAAAGCCGCACGGGGGCAACGTCCCGATGCACCAGCCGCACCACGTCCCACCGGACGGATGCGTCCGCAACGTGTTCCTCCCAAGGTTGAGATTGACGAGACCCTGTTGGGAAACGCAGTGACCGGTACTCAGGTTAATCGTATTACCGCTAATACGATTACTGGGGGCGAATCCGGTATCTGCCGCACGGTGACAGGAACGGAATACTTGGGTGCAGACCATTTCGATACCATTTGCGGGACACGTCCTGAACCGAATCCGCCGAAAGTCGGGTTAACGGTCACAGGTCGCGGTCTGGCAGTTTCCGGTACAGAAGTGGGTCGCTCTAACAATGTGACGGGTGATGAAAGTGGTAGTTGCCGTGCAGTGACGGGTACAGAGTACTTAGGGCTGGAGCAATTTTCAGCTTTTTGTGAAAACAAAGGGTTGACGACTCGCGCTCCTAAAGTAGTGGCTGGTACGACGGCACGCAAACAGTTAACCGTAACGGGTGTTGATGAAGCACGCCTGCAACCTGTCACCGGCAATGAGTCGGGTGCGGGACGCAGCATCACGGGGTCGCAATACTCCGATGCGGGTGCTTCACGCCTGACGATCAATGGCCCACAGAAAGTTGCCTTAACACACACCGTCGCCGGTCGTGAAGTGACAGGCACAGAAGTAGGACGTTCGACCAAGGTAACAGGTGATGAATACGGCAGTTGCCGCCCGGTAACGGGTACGGAATACGTGTCCAGCGAGCAGTTTCAATCCATTTGTAACACGCAAGCACCCGCACGCTCTGCCAAAGTGGGTGAGGATAACAGCCAGCAAGGACAGCGTATTACCGGCAATCTCGTCAATCGTACTGAAAAAGTCACAGGAAACGAGGCGATAGCAGTGGGTAAAGTAACCGGTTCACAGTATGGCGACAGCCAAGTGGCAAATCGTGCGCCACCGAAAGCGTATCCGATGCAAACCCTTGCGGGGCGCAGTCTGACAGGCAATCGGGTGGATCACAGCCCAAAGCTCACCGGTGATGATCGTGGCGGCTGCTTGCCCGTCACCGGTACTGAATACTACGGCAAGGAACATTTTGCCGGGTATTGTGCAAGCGAATCGCCACAACACCATCATGCGCATGGTCACGACCACCATCATGACCATGAACACGGCGAAGGTGAACACGGCTTCTGCTGTGACGAGTGCGCGGCTGACCATTTCGCGAAAGTGAAAGTGGCGCAGGCGCGGCGCATGTTGCCACCGCCTCCGGTGATGTGCCACGGCTGTGCAGACAGTGCAGTGGCAGAAGCGAAACAGGTTGCTCAACAAGCGGCAGCAGGTTTCAGCGTCCAATCACCGGCACGGGCGGCACTCGGACGTGTCACCGGCAATGCTTACGAAGGTGCAGGGCGCATTACCGGCCCCGGCAATCGTGGCAACCAGACCGTTTCCGGCACACCGGAATTCCGTTACCAGCAGCCGGTGGCAGCCACTGTTACCAGCGAGCCGGTAGTAGCGGAACGTGCCGAACCCGCAGCCTCGCGTGTTACCGGTGACGGACGTGACAACCTCCGTATCACCGGCGACGACTGGGGTCGCAGCCAACGCATGACAGGTACCGAAGGGAAGTGGGCGCAAAACCGCAACCCGACGTTACGTGGTGCGCAACAAGCCATGGCAATGGTGAGTGCTCACGCTAATAAGTCACTGGAACGTCCTGAAGCTCCACCTATCGCTAACGTGACAGGCAGCAGCGGCAACAGTGGCAAAGGTGCGCTGATCACCGTTTCCGGTGGGGCAAGAGGTTAG
- a CDS encoding BMC domain-containing protein, which translates to MAQVTGVALGMIETRGLVPAIEAADAMTKAAEVKLIGRQFVGGGYVTVLVRGETGAVNAAVRAGADACERVGDGLVAAHIIARVHSEVETILPKAE; encoded by the coding sequence ATGGCACAAGTAACTGGTGTTGCTTTAGGTATGATTGAAACACGCGGCCTCGTTCCTGCTATCGAAGCAGCCGATGCGATGACCAAAGCCGCTGAAGTCAAGCTGATCGGTCGTCAATTCGTTGGCGGTGGTTATGTAACTGTTTTGGTTCGTGGCGAAACTGGCGCGGTTAACGCAGCGGTGCGTGCAGGTGCTGACGCTTGTGAGCGCGTGGGTGACGGTTTGGTAGCGGCGCACATTATTGCCCGCGTCCACTCCGAAGTCGAAACCATTCTGCCTAAGGCGGAGTAA
- a CDS encoding carboxysome peptide B, which translates to MRVQSDLVATQRVPGLKNMSLRVLVDSKGAKNVACDPVGAPPGAWVFTISGSAARYALKDPKVLTDLTIAGIIDHWDE; encoded by the coding sequence ATGCGGGTACAGTCTGATTTGGTCGCCACCCAGCGCGTACCTGGCTTGAAGAATATGTCCTTGCGGGTTTTGGTGGACAGCAAGGGCGCTAAGAATGTGGCTTGCGATCCGGTGGGCGCACCGCCCGGAGCGTGGGTTTTCACCATCAGCGGATCAGCGGCGCGTTACGCGCTCAAGGATCCCAAGGTGCTAACGGATTTGACCATCGCCGGAATCATCGACCATTGGGACGAATGA
- a CDS encoding 4a-hydroxytetrahydrobiopterin dehydratase produces the protein MTATQPSSAWNVQQRPAAMTRRYEFASYAETRTFLDQLAALSERTGLHPNLNFARNHVSVSINAEGDALTDAEYAYAAEADAFAQQ, from the coding sequence ATGACCGCAACCCAACCCAGCAGCGCATGGAATGTCCAGCAACGCCCAGCGGCAATGACCCGCCGTTATGAATTTGCCTCCTACGCTGAAACACGCACGTTTTTGGATCAACTAGCCGCGCTTTCCGAACGCACGGGTTTGCATCCGAATCTGAATTTCGCCCGCAATCATGTGAGCGTGAGCATCAATGCGGAAGGTGACGCCTTAACGGATGCGGAGTATGCCTACGCTGCCGAAGCTGATGCTTTCGCCCAACAATAA
- a CDS encoding carboxysome shell carbonic anhydrase, whose product MNSRQAQQALRLASRTQGKPQTLRKATRQPAPAALAVEPGTRLTPVANGAVASSRRHPLANQHANARLAHCEESVKGRFEAIIPALQAIAGLHLGDGFSAQAQAIAEAQLGYCLPERILNDAWVSGVDMKALYAYCAFQALKLATEQFANDLRQQVEAVQDTRNFFLDCGFHAVDISPCADGRLKGLMRYILRLPLTSFTRRKAYAGALFDVETDVRHWMATELRRFREGVPTTVDAGTRYLKIAVYHTSSSSPCHEGCAAHGSNDHQAVAAALDRLNQFRQAIENSFCCGASTDILLIGVDTDTDAIRVHIPDGNGELSPQRFVDNKVLFHATLGLSADQAGLAVHEAVEAAINQHGWGTGKGAPHDGMRRLVTNLLINNLSQMDYVMDLHNGQYADIGHAERYISVGDGFEEVQIRNVAYYAHLHTLEEGVADMDVGIKIFKGLNVNHGLPVPVAIHYRYDAGVPGSRERTVAKAQRVAAAIRSRYAALVEQGLLLCHLSVQDTPVGSPVEVVEDVA is encoded by the coding sequence GTGAACAGCCGTCAAGCCCAGCAAGCATTGCGTCTGGCAAGCCGAACTCAAGGCAAGCCGCAGACGTTACGCAAGGCAACACGCCAACCAGCTCCGGCTGCCTTGGCGGTGGAGCCGGGTACACGGTTAACACCTGTGGCAAACGGGGCGGTGGCGAGTTCTCGCCGCCACCCGCTGGCTAACCAACACGCCAATGCCCGTTTGGCGCATTGTGAAGAAAGTGTTAAAGGGCGTTTTGAAGCCATCATCCCTGCCCTGCAAGCCATCGCTGGTTTGCATCTGGGGGACGGTTTCAGCGCACAAGCACAAGCGATTGCGGAAGCCCAACTGGGCTACTGCTTGCCGGAACGCATCCTCAACGATGCGTGGGTCAGCGGTGTGGACATGAAAGCCCTGTATGCGTATTGCGCGTTTCAGGCTTTGAAGCTGGCAACCGAACAGTTTGCCAACGATTTACGCCAACAGGTGGAAGCGGTGCAGGATACCCGCAACTTCTTCCTCGACTGTGGCTTTCACGCGGTGGACATCAGCCCCTGTGCCGATGGTCGCCTCAAAGGTTTGATGCGTTACATTTTGCGTCTGCCTTTGACTTCGTTTACCCGGCGCAAGGCGTATGCCGGGGCATTATTCGACGTGGAAACGGACGTGCGCCACTGGATGGCAACCGAATTACGCCGTTTCCGCGAAGGTGTGCCAACCACCGTCGATGCAGGGACTCGTTACCTGAAAATCGCGGTGTATCACACCAGTAGCAGTTCCCCCTGCCATGAGGGATGTGCTGCCCACGGGAGTAACGATCATCAAGCGGTGGCAGCGGCTCTGGATCGCCTAAACCAGTTCCGCCAGGCTATTGAGAATTCGTTCTGTTGTGGTGCCAGCACAGATATTTTGTTGATCGGGGTTGATACCGACACCGATGCCATCCGGGTACATATTCCCGATGGTAACGGTGAGCTTTCCCCGCAACGCTTTGTGGATAACAAGGTACTGTTCCATGCCACGCTGGGTTTGTCAGCAGATCAAGCAGGCTTGGCAGTACACGAGGCGGTCGAAGCCGCGATTAACCAGCATGGCTGGGGAACCGGCAAAGGCGCACCGCATGATGGGATGCGACGGCTGGTGACTAACCTGCTGATCAATAACCTGTCACAGATGGATTACGTGATGGATTTGCACAATGGGCAATACGCCGACATCGGGCACGCCGAACGCTACATCAGCGTCGGGGATGGTTTCGAGGAAGTGCAAATCCGCAATGTGGCGTATTACGCCCACCTGCACACGCTGGAAGAAGGCGTGGCAGACATGGATGTCGGCATCAAGATTTTCAAAGGCTTGAACGTGAATCACGGTCTGCCTGTGCCGGTAGCGATTCACTACCGTTACGATGCCGGTGTACCGGGGTCACGCGAACGCACAGTGGCGAAAGCCCAGCGGGTTGCCGCAGCCATCCGCAGCCGTTACGCGGCATTGGTGGAACAGGGTTTGTTACTGTGCCATTTGTCAGTGCAAGACACGCCCGTCGGTAGCCCGGTGGAAGTTGTGGAGGATGTGGCATGA
- a CDS encoding ribulose bisphosphate carboxylase small subunit gives MADFQDYKQTVKYETFSYLPALTADQTRQQIQYIVSQGWNPAIEHVEPARSHKYYWFMWKLPMFGEQSVDRILSEIEACHREYPNHHVRLIGYDNYTQSQGTSFVVYRA, from the coding sequence ATGGCTGATTTTCAGGATTACAAACAAACCGTCAAGTACGAAACCTTTTCTTACTTGCCTGCGCTGACGGCAGACCAAACCCGCCAGCAAATTCAATACATCGTGTCACAGGGCTGGAACCCAGCTATCGAACACGTGGAGCCTGCCAGATCCCACAAGTATTACTGGTTCATGTGGAAGCTGCCCATGTTCGGTGAGCAAAGCGTTGACCGCATCCTGTCAGAGATCGAAGCGTGCCATCGGGAATACCCCAACCACCACGTGCGTCTGATCGGTTACGACAACTACACCCAAAGCCAAGGCACATCCTTTGTTGTGTACCGCGCTTAA